The Sphingorhabdus lutea genome segment TTGGCCAAACGCGCCGCGTTAAGGGCGGAAATTGCCGCAATGGCCCAGCCCGTAATTGAACCAAAATCCGAAATAGTTTCTGAAATAGATTCTGAAACAGTTCCCGAATCCAGCGCAGAATCAGCAGAATCAATGGTCGATGCATTTGTTCATAAAAATGATCCGCAACCGCCCCATTTTCTGACCGAAAAAATAATATCTGATGATGTCATGGATGAACAGGATTATCGACCAAAATTATCGGTGATTAAAGGATTAGAAACACCGATGACAAAACCTGCCCATGATCAGTCCGTTGACATGTCAAGCGATTTGCCAAATGACAGGGCGCTGCTTTCTGCATTACACACATTGCACCGAATGAAGGCGCAGGGGCAGGAATAATATTCCATAATGCCCCCAAATTTTGTGTTATATAATGTCATGATGAAAGCCATTATGCCGCATTTATCATTAAAATATTGATCGAAAATTCGGCATGTTCCGGCCCATAATCAATATCTTTGCCAATTGATATTTCCCCTACAAATTGACGTTTGGCGGCAAATTCCATGTCGCCAATTTCCAAATTTAACTGGGCAAGGCGCGATTTAATATTTTGCCCATGCGCGCTGATCAATAAAATATGTTCATCACCATCAAATGTCGCGCTTTGCCAATCGCGTTGTTGATGTGAAATCAGCCCAAGGCGAAGACCTGAAAATTTTTGCAACTGGGCCAATATCGCGCAAATGGGATCATATTGTCGCGGTGGTGATGAAGGATTATTTTTCTGTGTTATGATCATTAGGCGGCCTTTTTTAAGCAATTTTCATCAATAAATTGACGTATTTTTCTCTGCATTGCGCTGCGCACTTCGCGGCCCATGCGCATATCCAGCACCAGACGGGGGTCATGCGCCACCAATCGGCCAAATTTAGTTGGCGGCATGTCGTTTTCGCGTAAAAATTTTTCAACTTCCCTTAACATTTCCATTTGCCATTCTCCTTTGGAATTGTTGTATTTTTCTTCCTCCACTCTCTAACTTTATGTGATTCTGATCATAGAATCGGATGAGAACAAAATAAGAACAAACAAGAAATGACGTAAGAAATCCTACTTGTCTAGGAAAAATCCTATTGCTATAGTAAAAAAATGGAAAGCAACGAAATTAGGTCAAATTTGGATCAAATTATCCATGAACGGGGCGAAAGCTATGTGATTTTGTCACGGCTTATTGGCCGAAATGACGCGTATATTCAGCAATTTATTAAAAGAGGCAGTCCCAAGAAATTAGAGGAAAGCGACCGGCGCACCATATCGCGATATTTGGGCGTTTGCGAATCAATATTGGGCGGGCCAGAACGAATAGAACCAAATAATCCAAATAATAATGCGCCCAAAAATATCAATTTGGCCGAACATCCAAATGCGGACATGGTTACCGTGCCGATATTGGATATTGGCGCATCGGCGGGGGCAGGCGCATTTGATCGGGCCGAAATGGGCGGGGAATATCCGCGCGGCCATGTGGCATTTGACCCATTATGGCTGCGGTCAAAGGGGATGAGGTCGCATAAATTATCCATGATATTGGTAGAGGGGGAGAGTATGGAGCCGACCCTGCCAAATGGGGCGGATATTTTAATTGATCATCAACAAAGCATTATTGAAAATGGCCATATTTATGTGCTGCGCCATGAGGGGCAAATTTTGGTAAAAAGGTTGCTGCGCGATAAAAATGGCGGCCTTTTGATAAGGTCGGATAATAATGATTATGCCGATATATATTTGACAGATATTGACAATATTCAAATTATTGGCCGTGTTATCTGGTATGGTCGCTATATATAGCCGGAATTTATAAAGGCCAATTTATGATGAAAGAATTGCCGTACCTATCGAGACAGGCTTGCATGGCGCGAACAAATTGTCCACATAGGTGGTTATGAATAATGTCACATCAAATTTAAATAATGGCCAACCCAAAATACAGGCCGAACCGCCATTAAAAGTTGCGATTATTCCGGTAACCCCGTTGCAGCAAAATTGTTCGCTCATTTGGTGCACAAAAACCAATAAGGCCGCGTTAATCGACCCTGGAGGCGATTTGCCAAAATTAAAATCCGCCATCGCGCAATCGGGCGTGGAAATGGAAAAAATCCTTATCACCCATGGGCATATTGACCATTGTGGGGAGGCTGGCATTTTGGCGAAGGAATTGGGCCTGCCGATTGAAGGACCGCATGAGGATGATCGTTTTTGGATTAGCCGACTTGACGATGATGGCAAAAAATATGGCATAAATGGCGAAATTTTTGAACCAGACCGTTGGTTATTACATGGTGATAAGGTGACGGTGGGGGATTTGGAATTGGATGTCATCCATTGTCCCGGCCACACGCCCGGCCATGTTATTTTTTATCATGCGCCATCGCGCCTTGCCGTGGTGGGTGATGTATTATTCCAAGGGTCAATTGGCCGCACCGATTTTCCCATGGGCAATCATGGCGATTTAATCAATGCGATAACCACCAGATTATGGCCGCTGGGCGATGATGTTACCTTTGTGCCTGGACATGGTCCGGCCAGCAATTTTGGCCATGAAAGACGCACCAACGCCTTTGTTGCCGATCATGTGCTGGCCAGATAATTTGCTTCATTAACTGCGCTTACATATTCATCTGCGCTTAAATAATGTTCATCTGCGCTTAAATAATGCCATAAACTTTTAATAATGCAGCGATGGCAAGGCCCAATAGCGTCAACATGCTAATCACCGTGCCAATCATGCGTAATTTCATGGCGCCTTCCATGCCCAATGGGTGTGCCAAGCGGCCAATAATAAAAATAATACCTGTGGCCCATAACCAATTATTTGTACCAAATGCCATTTCCATCGCGCCGAGTAGAATCAAAACAATTGGCGCACTTTCGATGAAATTTGCATGGGCGCGCATCCGGCGAGTTAACAGATCGTCACCGCCATCACCCACGGAAACACTGGCCTTTCCGCGTGCTTGACCACAACGGACCATCAACCAAATATTGATTAAAGCGGCGCCTGCGCCAATGGTTAATAAAATGGGTAATTGCATGTTTTACTCCCCTTAAGTTTTCATTTGAAATCTTTTATGCGCGATATTTATACGAAGTAAAAGCATTTTTGCATAAAGACTATTGTTGCAAAGCACAGAAAATCATTTATATCGCCATCTTCATCCGAACAGATGGGGATTCTATATAACGGGTTAGTTTACTTGCCTGATGTGCATGTTTTCCCTATATTGTTCGATTATTTTAGTGTTTATGTAATTTTAAGGTGCCGACATGGCTGTTCCAAAGCGAAAAACTACACCATCAAAGCGCGGTATGCGCCGTTCACATGATTCGTTGAAAGCGGAAGCTTTTCAAGAATGCCCAAATTGTGGCGAATTGAAACGCCCACATCATCTTTGCGATGCTTGTGGTCATTATAATGGCCGCGAAATTTTGGCTGAGGCTTAAGCATTTTTTGGTGCAAGCCTGAATTGTCCTGCAAGCCTGAAATGAATAAGGGGTCTGCCTAATGTCTCATAAACCGCTAATCGCCATTGACGCGATGGGCGGAGACGAGGGCGTTTCCGTAATGATTGCCGGTGCTGCGCTTGCGCGGCATCGTCATGATAAATTTCGTTTCCTGCTTGTTGGTGATCAAGAAAAAATTGAGGCTGCACTTTGCGATCATCCCAATTTGCGTGATGCGTCGGAAATTTTGCATACCAGTGAAATCGTCTCTGGCGATGATAAGCCAAGCCAGGCTCTGCGTAAATCACGCGGCAGTTCGATGGGGCTTGCCATTGATGCGGTAAAACGCGGGCAGGCAAGTGCAGCGGTCAGCGCGGGGAATACCGGCGCACTGATGGCTATGTCGAAATTGGCGCTGCGCACCATGCCGGGCATTGATCGTCCTGCCTTGGCGGCTTTGCTGCCAACATTAATCGACAGCGATGTGGTGATGTTGGATCTTGGCGCGAATACCGAATGCGATGCGCGCAATTTAACCCAATTTGCCATTATGGGCGCGGCATATTCCAAAATTATTTACGGTTTTAATGAACCGCGTGTCAAATTACTTAATATTGGCACAGAGGATCAAAAGGGCACGGGCACATTGCGTGATGCATCCGATTTGCTGCGCAGCAGCACGGGCCTGCCCATGGATTTTCAAGGATTTATTGAGGCAGATAAAATAAATCGCGGCGAATGTGATGTTGTGGTGTGCGATGGATTTTCGGGCAATATTGCGTTAAAGGCGATTGAAGGATCAGCGCGTTTTGTAACCGATTTGTTAAAGCGCAGCTTTACAAGTTCGCTGCGGTCAAAATTTGGTTTTTTAATTTCGCGTCCGGCGACCGAATTATTGCGTCATCATTTGGACCCAAATAATCATAATGGCGCGGTTTTCCTTGGCTTAAATGGTGTTGTGGTGAAAAGCCATGGCAGCGCCAATGAAAAGGGCGTGGCCAATGCGGTCGAAGTTGCCGCCAGATTGGTTGAAAAAGATATTATTGGCCGCATTTCCAGCTCCATCGATCATATAAATGCAGAAAATGTAAATAAAGAATCGGATGGAAAATAAGATGGATATAATGACTCAGCGCCCCATTCGTTCAGTCATTACCGGAACTGGTTCTGCATTGCCGCGCAATAAAATTTCCAATGATGAGATTAGTAAGCGTGTGGATACCAGCGATGCATGGATTCAGGAACGCACGGGTATAAAATTTCGCCATATTGCAGAGGCTGATGAAACAACCGCCTCGTTGGGCGCATCGGCTGCGCAAAAGGCGATGGATGCAGCGGGTTTAATCAATCAAGATATTGATTTAATTATCGTTGCTACCGCCACGCCGGACCAAACATTTCCCGCAACCGCCACAAAGATTCAACATTTATTGGGCATAAAACAGGGCGCGGCATTTGATGTTGCGGCGGTATGTTCGGGATTTGTCTATGCCATTGGTGTGGCAGATAGCATGTTGAAAAACGGTATGGCCAAACATGCTTTGGTCATTGGGGCAGAGACTTTTAGCCGTATTTTGGATTGGGAAGACCGCACCACAGCGGTGTTATTTGGCGATGGCGCCGGGGCAATTATTTTGTCGGCCATGGGCACAGATGACACGCAATATCCCCATGCGGATATTTTGGCGAATAAATTGCGTTCCGATGGCGCACATAATGCATTATTATATGTTGATGGCGGGGTGTCCACCACCGGAACTGTTGGTAAATTGCGGATGCAGGGGCGTGAAGTATTTCGCCATGCGGTGACCAATTTGGCATCTGTGTTAAGCGAGGCTTTGGCGATTGCCCAGTTACAGCCAGCCGATGTGAATTGGATTGTCCCGCATCAGGCAAATGCCCGCATTTTGGATGCGACCGCCAAAAAATTGGGGCTGGATAGAAATAATATCGTCGTCACGGTGGACCAACATGCCAATACATCGGCGGCTTCTGTGCCGCTTGCTTTGGATGTTGCGGTTCGCGATGGACGCATTAAAAGGGGGCAGATTATCGCCCTTGAGGCGATGGGTGGCGGATTTACATGGGGCGCATCTATATTACGATATTAAATCGATAATTAGAAATGCCGTTCTTATTGTAAATGTCTCAAATTTAGACAATAATGTTGTTCAATATTTTACATTTGCAAAGAAACAAGTTATATTGTTTTAATGCATTAATTAAGGGAGCTTATACATGGCAGATACGGGTACGTTAACACGCGCAGATTTGGCTGATGCAATCAATCGTCAAGTTGGACTTTCGCGTTCGGATTCCATCAATATGATTGAATCAATTTTGGGTCATCTTTCAAAGGCGTTAATTGGCGGGGAAAATGTCAAAATCTCTGGTTTTGGAACATTCATCCTGCGTGATAAAAAACAACGTATTGGCCGTAACCCGAAAACGGGAGTGGAGGTTCCCATTACCCCGCGCCGTGTTTTAACATTTCGCGCAAGCCAAACTGTTCGCCAAAAGGTGAAGTAAATATATTTGGCCATTTTCAGGTAAAGGAATAAAGGGTGAGCAATCAAAAAAGCGATGATGCCTTTCGTTCTATTGGTGAAATGGCCAAAATATTGGGCGTTAAAACGCATATTTTGCGATATTGGGAGGAGCAATTTCCTGCTCTTACACCATTAAAACGCGCCGGTGGGCGGCGGCATTACCGCCCAAATGATGCGGCATTATTACGCCAAATCCATCATTTATTATATGATAAGGGCTATACGATAAAGGGCGCGAAACAGGCGTTGCGCGGTTGGCCCAATATTATAGAAGGCGAGAATAAAGCCGCGGCCTTTATGCCGGAAAAATTAACAGCAGCCGCAGTAAAAACAGCACGGCCCATTGATTTGGCAAACGCCCCTTTGCTAGATGACGGCAATGAAAGCGCGGCGGCGCAAAGGCAAAAAAATCAAGAAATTATTGATAATTTATTGCGGGTAAAGGCAGATTTGCAAAAGGCTTTGCTAAGATAATCAAGATAATCTATCGCATTAGATTATCTGGATTTGACGAAATAGGATTAAGCAAATGAACCTTAAATTGTCTGCATTTGGCCTATTCTTGATCAATATCGCTCTATTGGGATGTGTTGAGCTATCACCTTCATCAAAAAATATGGCGGTCTCCAACATAAATAAACATGCAATCATTACCACGGCAAAAATGGGCGAGAAATGCTCTATTTTTAATGATGATGAATTTACCGAGTATCCAAATTGTGCCTTCATTCAATCAGATGGCAGTTATATAATATCATCCGACCTAATTGAAAAATTGAAATTTGATAGCAATGGCCTTGCGCCATTATTTTTTAGCGGCTTTGCATATGCGCGGCTCGATGGATATGCGATTAAGGTAGCAACGATGGATAATTTTGCCGATTATTTTTCAGATGGCCTTGTTCGCGCCAATATTTTGGGCAGGCAAGGCTATGCCGATGCAGAGCTAAATATGGTCATTCCGGCAATATATGATGGCACATATCCTTTTCATAATGGCCGCGCGCGGGTATGCATTGGGTGCAGTTTGCAACATGATGGCGAGCATAGTTTTTATGCTGGTGGCAAGGACATATGCCTTGATATAAAGGGTAATGACAGACCGTTACATGAATGTAGATAATATAAAATTATAAAAGCAATTTAATCATATTCAGGGCCAAATTTTGCATCCACATCACGTGGGCGCATAAATTGTGTTAATTGGGCATTGCCATTTTCAATATCGGCCCAATTATCAATATCCAATTTTATGGTGGCAAAGCTGGCGGTGGGATATTTTTGTTCCACCTCATCACGCAGCGGGGATTGGCTATTTTGTTTGACCAAATCCAAAATAATATCTTCCAATCCCGGATTATGGCCCACCATCAACACATGCACTGGCGCATCATCAATTTGCGAAATTAAATCAATCAAAGTGACCGATGAGGCAAGATATATTCGCTTGTCCCAATGCGGGTTTAACGCGCGGCCATATCCATTTTCAAAAAAATTGATGGTTTGCTGAACCCTTGTCGCCGGGCTTGCCAACACATAATCAAAAATAATTTTTTCTTTGGCTATCCAATCGCCCATGGCACAGGCGGCCTGTTCACCCTTGCGATTTAGGGGGCGGTCATAATCGCGCACCATTTGCCCGCCTTCTTGAGGGGCGGACCAATCGGATTTAGCATGGCGAAGCAATGATAAAAATTTCAAGGGTGCGGCTTTCGTTTTTTATAATAGTTGATTATTTATGTGCCGCAAATCGGGCGCAATTGATAGCGGATTTTTTATTTTTTCCACTGCTTCGTCCAATGTTAAACGTGTAATGATAGTGCCCGAAGGAAAGGCGTTTAATAAGCGTGAAGGCACAGAGGGGGATAGCAGGATGAAATGGCCATGATCATCCGCCCGCCGGATTAAACGGCCAAATGCCTGTGCCAAACGCGCACGGATGATGCGGTCATCATATTCATTGCCGCCAAAGGCAAGACGGCGTGCTTTATGCAAAATATCGGGCCGTGGCCAAGGGACTTGTTCCATAATCACCATGCGTAAAGAACGGCCCGGCACATCCACCCCATCGCGCAGCGCGTCCGTGCCCAGCAGGCTGCTATGCGGGTCATCGCGGAAAATATCGACCAAAGTTCCGGTGTCAATCGGGTCAATATGCTGTGCATATAGGGGCAGGCCATTGCGGGCCAAATGGTCGGCAATACGGGCATGAACAGATTTTAACCGACGGATTGCGGTGAACAGACCTAATGCGCCGCCGCGTGATGCCTCAATTAACCGGCCATAGGCGCGGGCCAGCGCAGGCAAATCGCCGCGCTTTACATCGGTGATGATAAATACCTCGGCCCGCTCCGCATAATTAAACGGGCTTTGCGCCTCAAATTGATGGACCTTATTTTGCAAATGATGCGCGCCGGTCCGCGCCATGGCATCATCCCAATCGCCGCCGGCTTTTAATGTGGCCGAAGTCGCCGCCACGCCATGGGCATTTTTCAACACCACCTCGGAAACGGGCTTTGTCGGGTCAAGCCAATGGCGATGAATGCCAATATCATATTCGCGTCCCTCCACCCGTGCGACCGCCAACCAATCGACAAAATCGGGGTCGGCCATGCCCGTGGCGCGGGATAATAATGATATCCAGCTATTGATTAAATCAATGCGCCAGCCAAGGCTGGCCAATGCGCCCTCCGCCCGCTGGCGTGCCATGGCGTCCATCCAATCGGGCGACTCGGCCAAAATGGCTTCCAACCTTTTGCCCAATTTTTGCAGCGGCATGACAATCGCCTCCAATTGGTCAATTGCCTCTGGAATCGCGTCGGTTAGGGCGGGGCTTAGCTGGGTCAATTCGGTTTCAAGACCATATCCCGCATCATGGCCGTTGCTGCTTTCATCGCGGGCAAATACCATGTCGCGCACGGCGGAGAATAATATTTCAAATGGGCCTGATGGCTGTCCCTCTGCTATGCGGGAAAGCCAGTTGTCGGCGGTTAATGCCTCTGCGGCGTGGCATGCCTGTGCAATGGCCCTGCCGCCTTCATCATCATAGGATGAAATATCGGCCAACCGCGCGGCCAGCCCGCGCCTGCGACCCGAAGACCCTCTGCCTGATTTACCCTCTGGCCCCAAAATCCATCGGCGCAGCTCAATCGCCTCTTGCCCCGTTAAATCGGCGGCGAACATCGAATCTGCCGCGTCAAATATATGATGCCCTTCGTCAAATATAATATGTTTGGGCATTTGGTCATTGTCGGCCGCGCGTGCGGCATTGACCATGACAAGCGCATGATTGGCAATAACAATATCGGCATGATGGCTGGCGCGGACCGATTTTTCGATAAAACATTTTCGGTAATGCGCGCATCCGGCATAGACACATTCGCCGCGCCTGTCGGTTAAGGCATTTGTGCCATTGCGGCGAAATAAAGTGACTAGCCAGCCGGGCAAATCGCCGCCAATCATATCGCCATCTTTGCTATAGGCGGCCCAACGGGCAACCAATTGCGCCAATATTGCCGCGCGGCCAGCAAACCCGCCCTGAAGTGCGTCCTCTAAATTTAATAGGCAAAGATAATTTTCACGGCCCTTGCGCACCACCACGCGATGTTTGAAATTTTCATGATCGCGATAGGCGCGTTTTGCCTCGCTGGTCAATTGACGTTGCAGAGCCTTGGTATAGGTGGAAATCCAAATATTGCCGCCCGATGCCGCACTCCACAATGTTGCAGGGGCAAGATAGGCCAGCGTTTTACCAATGCCCGTTCCGGCCTCCGCCAATAACATATTTGGCCCATCGCGCCCATCACGCGGGGTAAAAATATCGCCCATTTTTGTGGCCAATATGCGTTGACCGGGCCGTTCTTCGGCCTGTGCGCCGGTTAATTCGTCCAATTGTTCCAATATATCCAAATGGGGCAGGGTGATGGTGCGTGGTTTCCCCCTTGGTGGCTGTTCCTCCCATTCCGATAATTTGGAAAATAACCATTTTTCGGCGCGTTCCGGTTTGGGCAGATTTTTTACTATCACCGCGCCCCATGGCCATTTTAACCGCGATAGGCTCTGCGCGCTGTTCCATGATCCATCACGCTCTGCCCATTTGGGATTTTGCAAAGTGGAGAGAAGTTTTTGTGCTGATTTTAATAATAAGGGGGCAATGTCATCATCATTTATATGTTCTTCAACCTCACCCGTTTCAATATTATTGGGTAATAAGTCCAATTTACGGGCCAGACCGCGCGGGGTTGGCACCATGAATTGCGCGGGATGGATAAAGGCGAATAATTCCAATATATCCAACCCATTTATATCCGCATAGCCCAGCCTTTGCGCGATGGCAGGTGTGTTGAGCATAATGGTCGGGGTGTCGCACACCAGTGAAATCGCCTCCCCCTTGCCAATGGAGCGACAGATTATTTCGCCAGTATTGGCATCATTTTTTGCCATCCAAATGCCAGCATGGCTTGCATGAATCGCAGGAAAAGCTAGGGAAGGGATTATATGTTCGTGCATTTATGAATTGCATAACATGAAGCGACAATAAAGGAAGTAGGCAATGAGCAATATCAACGAAGAAATGATAGCAACTTTATCAAATGCGGCGAATGTTTCAAAAGCATGGCCATTTGACGAGGCGCGTCGATTGCTCAAACGTTTTGGCGGTAAATTGCCTGACCGTCCAATATTGTTTGAAACCGGATATGGCCCATCGGGCCTGCCACATATTGGCACATTTAACGAAGTGCTGCGTACCACCATGGTGCGTAAGGCGTTTGAGATTTTAACGGGCGGTGCGCCCACCCGCCTTGTGGCGTTTAGCGATGATATGGACGGTCTGCGTAAAGTGCCCGACAATATCCCCAATGGTGACATGTTGGCAGAGGATTTGCACAAGCCATTAAGCATGGTGCGCGATCCATTTGGCAAATATGAAAGCTTTGCCCATCATAATAATGCGATGCTGCGTGAATTTTTGGACCGTTTTGGCTTTGATTATGAATTTGTATCGTCCAGTGAGCAATATAAAGGTGGGGCATTTGATGATGCGCTGCGCGGTGTGCTGCGCCATAATCAGGATATTTTGGATATCATGTTGCCGACATTACGCGCCGAACGCGCCGCGACCTA includes the following:
- a CDS encoding S24 family peptidase, translated to MESNEIRSNLDQIIHERGESYVILSRLIGRNDAYIQQFIKRGSPKKLEESDRRTISRYLGVCESILGGPERIEPNNPNNNAPKNINLAEHPNADMVTVPILDIGASAGAGAFDRAEMGGEYPRGHVAFDPLWLRSKGMRSHKLSMILVEGESMEPTLPNGADILIDHQQSIIENGHIYVLRHEGQILVKRLLRDKNGGLLIRSDNNDYADIYLTDIDNIQIIGRVIWYGRYI
- a CDS encoding MBL fold metallo-hydrolase; this translates as MNNVTSNLNNGQPKIQAEPPLKVAIIPVTPLQQNCSLIWCTKTNKAALIDPGGDLPKLKSAIAQSGVEMEKILITHGHIDHCGEAGILAKELGLPIEGPHEDDRFWISRLDDDGKKYGINGEIFEPDRWLLHGDKVTVGDLELDVIHCPGHTPGHVIFYHAPSRLAVVGDVLFQGSIGRTDFPMGNHGDLINAITTRLWPLGDDVTFVPGHGPASNFGHERRTNAFVADHVLAR
- a CDS encoding MAPEG family protein — translated: MQLPILLTIGAGAALINIWLMVRCGQARGKASVSVGDGGDDLLTRRMRAHANFIESAPIVLILLGAMEMAFGTNNWLWATGIIFIIGRLAHPLGMEGAMKLRMIGTVISMLTLLGLAIAALLKVYGII
- the rpmF gene encoding 50S ribosomal protein L32, encoding MAVPKRKTTPSKRGMRRSHDSLKAEAFQECPNCGELKRPHHLCDACGHYNGREILAEA
- the plsX gene encoding phosphate acyltransferase PlsX, producing the protein MSHKPLIAIDAMGGDEGVSVMIAGAALARHRHDKFRFLLVGDQEKIEAALCDHPNLRDASEILHTSEIVSGDDKPSQALRKSRGSSMGLAIDAVKRGQASAAVSAGNTGALMAMSKLALRTMPGIDRPALAALLPTLIDSDVVMLDLGANTECDARNLTQFAIMGAAYSKIIYGFNEPRVKLLNIGTEDQKGTGTLRDASDLLRSSTGLPMDFQGFIEADKINRGECDVVVCDGFSGNIALKAIEGSARFVTDLLKRSFTSSLRSKFGFLISRPATELLRHHLDPNNHNGAVFLGLNGVVVKSHGSANEKGVANAVEVAARLVEKDIIGRISSSIDHINAENVNKESDGK
- a CDS encoding beta-ketoacyl-ACP synthase III, encoding MDIMTQRPIRSVITGTGSALPRNKISNDEISKRVDTSDAWIQERTGIKFRHIAEADETTASLGASAAQKAMDAAGLINQDIDLIIVATATPDQTFPATATKIQHLLGIKQGAAFDVAAVCSGFVYAIGVADSMLKNGMAKHALVIGAETFSRILDWEDRTTAVLFGDGAGAIILSAMGTDDTQYPHADILANKLRSDGAHNALLYVDGGVSTTGTVGKLRMQGREVFRHAVTNLASVLSEALAIAQLQPADVNWIVPHQANARILDATAKKLGLDRNNIVVTVDQHANTSAASVPLALDVAVRDGRIKRGQIIALEAMGGGFTWGASILRY
- a CDS encoding integration host factor subunit alpha, whose product is MADTGTLTRADLADAINRQVGLSRSDSINMIESILGHLSKALIGGENVKISGFGTFILRDKKQRIGRNPKTGVEVPITPRRVLTFRASQTVRQKVK
- a CDS encoding MerR family transcriptional regulator, whose product is MSNQKSDDAFRSIGEMAKILGVKTHILRYWEEQFPALTPLKRAGGRRHYRPNDAALLRQIHHLLYDKGYTIKGAKQALRGWPNIIEGENKAAAFMPEKLTAAAVKTARPIDLANAPLLDDGNESAAAQRQKNQEIIDNLLRVKADLQKALLR
- a CDS encoding WG repeat-containing protein: MNLKLSAFGLFLINIALLGCVELSPSSKNMAVSNINKHAIITTAKMGEKCSIFNDDEFTEYPNCAFIQSDGSYIISSDLIEKLKFDSNGLAPLFFSGFAYARLDGYAIKVATMDNFADYFSDGLVRANILGRQGYADAELNMVIPAIYDGTYPFHNGRARVCIGCSLQHDGEHSFYAGGKDICLDIKGNDRPLHECR
- a CDS encoding SixA phosphatase family protein is translated as MKFLSLLRHAKSDWSAPQEGGQMVRDYDRPLNRKGEQAACAMGDWIAKEKIIFDYVLASPATRVQQTINFFENGYGRALNPHWDKRIYLASSVTLIDLISQIDDAPVHVLMVGHNPGLEDIILDLVKQNSQSPLRDEVEQKYPTASFATIKLDIDNWADIENGNAQLTQFMRPRDVDAKFGPEYD
- a CDS encoding ATP-dependent DNA helicase, whose amino-acid sequence is MIPSLAFPAIHASHAGIWMAKNDANTGEIICRSIGKGEAISLVCDTPTIMLNTPAIAQRLGYADINGLDILELFAFIHPAQFMVPTPRGLARKLDLLPNNIETGEVEEHINDDDIAPLLLKSAQKLLSTLQNPKWAERDGSWNSAQSLSRLKWPWGAVIVKNLPKPERAEKWLFSKLSEWEEQPPRGKPRTITLPHLDILEQLDELTGAQAEERPGQRILATKMGDIFTPRDGRDGPNMLLAEAGTGIGKTLAYLAPATLWSAASGGNIWISTYTKALQRQLTSEAKRAYRDHENFKHRVVVRKGRENYLCLLNLEDALQGGFAGRAAILAQLVARWAAYSKDGDMIGGDLPGWLVTLFRRNGTNALTDRRGECVYAGCAHYRKCFIEKSVRASHHADIVIANHALVMVNAARAADNDQMPKHIIFDEGHHIFDAADSMFAADLTGQEAIELRRWILGPEGKSGRGSSGRRRGLAARLADISSYDDEGGRAIAQACHAAEALTADNWLSRIAEGQPSGPFEILFSAVRDMVFARDESSNGHDAGYGLETELTQLSPALTDAIPEAIDQLEAIVMPLQKLGKRLEAILAESPDWMDAMARQRAEGALASLGWRIDLINSWISLLSRATGMADPDFVDWLAVARVEGREYDIGIHRHWLDPTKPVSEVVLKNAHGVAATSATLKAGGDWDDAMARTGAHHLQNKVHQFEAQSPFNYAERAEVFIITDVKRGDLPALARAYGRLIEASRGGALGLFTAIRRLKSVHARIADHLARNGLPLYAQHIDPIDTGTLVDIFRDDPHSSLLGTDALRDGVDVPGRSLRMVIMEQVPWPRPDILHKARRLAFGGNEYDDRIIRARLAQAFGRLIRRADDHGHFILLSPSVPSRLLNAFPSGTIITRLTLDEAVEKIKNPLSIAPDLRHINNQLL